A DNA window from Streptomyces sp. CA-278952 contains the following coding sequences:
- a CDS encoding GNAT family N-acetyltransferase codes for MSTVAPLPFATARLDALPLEPAYAEEMAVVLADPALYVFTGGGPPDPAALRSRYERQSAGSPDSGELWWNWVLRVRADGSLAGYVQATVRGPRAEIAWVVGAPWQGRGYASEAARGLTAHLVAAGGIRELVAHIHPDHAASEAVATAAGLRPTGEWEDGERRWAGNPPVPEVS; via the coding sequence GTGTCCACTGTCGCGCCCCTGCCCTTCGCCACCGCCCGCCTCGACGCGCTCCCCCTCGAACCGGCGTACGCCGAGGAGATGGCGGTCGTCCTCGCGGACCCGGCGCTGTACGTGTTCACCGGCGGCGGCCCGCCGGACCCGGCCGCGCTGCGGTCCCGGTACGAGCGGCAGAGCGCCGGTTCGCCGGACTCGGGGGAGCTGTGGTGGAACTGGGTGCTCCGGGTCCGCGCGGACGGAAGCCTCGCCGGATACGTGCAGGCGACCGTACGGGGACCCCGGGCGGAGATCGCCTGGGTGGTCGGGGCGCCCTGGCAGGGCCGGGGCTACGCGAGCGAGGCGGCGAGGGGCCTCACGGCCCACCTGGTCGCGGCCGGAGGCATCCGGGAGCTCGTCGCCCACATCCACCCCGACCACGCCGCGTCCGAGGCGGTGGCCACGGCGGCGGGCCTGCGGCCGACCGGGGAGTGGGAGGACGGCGAGCGACGCTGGGCGGGCAACCCGCCCGTACCGGAGGTCAGTTAA
- a CDS encoding ABC transporter permease has translation MTALETNPAEATGPVRDRASVLWAVSDCWNITRRTLTHYQRHPSAVVWQLGFPILSVLLYGYVFGSAMKVPGGGDYREFLMPGMFAMTMAMGFMNTAVAVVTDAAKGVVDRFRSMPMAPSAFASGRGAADLVVAAAELTILAVTAVLIGWRADGGVPAALGAFGLLLLLRFSLIWVGVWLGMLVPTPEAAGGLYAVAFPVTMISSTFVAPSLMPGWLGTIAAWNPISSTATAARELFGNPVAGGGTWVEEHALLMAVVWPLVITLVFLPLAVRRFQRLSR, from the coding sequence ATGACCGCACTCGAAACGAACCCCGCCGAGGCGACGGGCCCGGTCCGCGACCGCGCCTCTGTCCTCTGGGCGGTCTCCGACTGCTGGAACATCACCCGCCGCACCCTCACCCACTACCAGCGCCACCCCTCCGCCGTCGTCTGGCAGCTCGGCTTCCCGATCCTCTCCGTCCTGCTGTACGGATACGTCTTCGGCAGCGCGATGAAGGTGCCCGGGGGCGGGGACTACCGGGAGTTCCTGATGCCCGGCATGTTCGCCATGACCATGGCCATGGGCTTCATGAACACCGCCGTGGCCGTCGTCACCGACGCCGCCAAGGGGGTCGTCGACCGCTTCCGGTCCATGCCGATGGCCCCCTCCGCCTTCGCCTCCGGACGCGGAGCGGCCGACCTGGTGGTGGCCGCCGCCGAACTGACCATCCTGGCCGTCACCGCGGTGCTGATCGGCTGGCGCGCGGACGGCGGGGTGCCGGCCGCCCTCGGGGCGTTCGGGCTGCTCCTGCTGCTGCGGTTCAGCCTGATCTGGGTGGGCGTCTGGCTCGGCATGTTGGTGCCCACGCCGGAGGCGGCGGGCGGGCTGTACGCGGTGGCCTTCCCCGTCACGATGATCTCCAGCACCTTCGTGGCCCCGTCCCTGATGCCCGGCTGGCTGGGCACGATCGCCGCCTGGAACCCGATCTCCTCGACGGCGACGGCCGCCCGCGAGCTGTTCGGCAACCCCGTGGCGGGCGGCGGCACCTGGGTCGAGGAGCACGCCCTGCTGATGGCCGTGGTGTGGCCGCTCGTGATCACGCTGGTGTTCCTGCCGCTGGCGGTGCGCCGCTTCCAGCGCCTGAGCCGGTGA
- a CDS encoding ATP-binding cassette domain-containing protein: MLMSKTGSGSASGYAVLAEGVVKRYRGRGKGGTEKRALDGFDLAVRPGTVHGLLGPNGAGKTTAVRVLATLLRYDAGRAEVAGLDVAREPRRVRSRIGLTGQYAAVDEGLTGRQNLEMFGRLFHLGNRRARQRAGELLDRFDLAEAADKGAKEYSGGMRRRLDLASSMILQPDVLFLDEPTTGLDPRGRGEVWDAVRALVAGGTTVLLTTQYLDEADRLASHITVIDRGRAIADDTPDALKNRIGGDRIEVVATDAGDLGAVARAVDRVAGGGLVVTDAAARRVHAQVADRVAALTEVARSLQDEGIAVEDIGLRRPSLDDVFLRLTGHGTAPDAGGPDAEGPDAEGRDAEGRDTGRRDTDNHDTDNHDTDNHDTAEVAAA, translated from the coding sequence ATGCTCATGTCTAAAACCGGGTCGGGGTCCGCGTCCGGGTACGCGGTGCTCGCCGAAGGCGTCGTGAAGCGGTACCGGGGGCGGGGCAAGGGCGGGACGGAGAAGCGGGCGCTCGACGGATTCGACCTCGCCGTGCGCCCCGGCACCGTCCACGGCCTGCTCGGTCCGAACGGGGCGGGCAAGACCACCGCCGTGCGGGTCCTCGCCACGCTCCTGCGGTACGACGCGGGCCGGGCGGAGGTCGCGGGGCTCGACGTGGCGCGCGAACCCCGCCGCGTACGGAGCCGGATCGGGCTCACCGGCCAGTACGCGGCCGTCGACGAAGGCCTCACCGGGCGGCAGAACCTGGAGATGTTCGGGCGGCTCTTCCACCTCGGCAACCGCCGGGCCCGGCAGCGCGCCGGGGAACTGCTGGACCGGTTCGACCTGGCCGAGGCCGCCGACAAGGGCGCCAAGGAGTACAGCGGCGGCATGCGGCGACGGCTCGACCTGGCCTCCTCGATGATCCTCCAGCCCGACGTGCTCTTCCTGGACGAGCCGACGACCGGGCTCGACCCGCGCGGCCGGGGCGAGGTCTGGGACGCGGTCCGGGCGCTGGTGGCGGGCGGCACGACCGTGCTGCTGACCACGCAGTACCTGGACGAGGCGGACAGGCTCGCCTCGCACATCACCGTCATCGACCGGGGACGGGCCATCGCCGACGACACCCCGGACGCGCTGAAGAACCGGATCGGCGGCGACCGGATCGAGGTGGTGGCCACCGACGCGGGAGACCTCGGCGCGGTGGCGAGGGCCGTCGACCGGGTGGCCGGCGGCGGGCTCGTCGTCACGGACGCCGCCGCCCGTCGGGTGCACGCCCAGGTTGCCGACCGGGTGGCCGCACTCACCGAGGTGGCCCGGAGCCTCCAGGACGAAGGGATCGCGGTGGAGGACATCGGGCTGCGCCGGCCCAGCCTGGACGACGTGTTCCTGCGCCTGACGGGCCACGGCACGGCACCCGACGCCGGGGGGCCCGACGCCGAGGGGCCCGACGCCGAGGGGCGCGACGCCGAGGGCCGCGACACCGGGCGTCGCGACACCGACAACCACGACACCGACAACCACGACACCGACAATCACGACACCGCGGAGGTGGCGGCGGCATGA
- a CDS encoding TetR/AcrR family transcriptional regulator: MAKDGSTAATDGTATGSGDIARSLELLWGTGDRPSRGPKPGLSLDRIVTAAIAVADAEGLAAVSMRRLSTELGTGTMSLYRYVPGKAELLDLMLDRVLGEPLPTDTEHPVEAPPADWRASIDAMARTYLDNLRAHPWLLKINQARTVLGPSALRGLELSLTALRSMGLRDPELIGVIITVNSFVEGLARTQADAAEAVRETGLSDQEFWDNQRPYLERAMLSGAYPMMAGLSEDAFSAEFDHFAFGLRRLIAGFEALVAERAPDWATDGTTDPATDPATDPAMDGTTDATTDGTTKRTAARK; this comes from the coding sequence ATGGCGAAAGACGGATCGACAGCGGCGACGGACGGCACGGCCACCGGGAGCGGCGACATCGCGCGCAGCCTGGAACTCCTGTGGGGCACCGGGGACCGCCCCAGCCGCGGCCCCAAACCGGGGCTCTCGCTGGACCGGATCGTCACCGCCGCCATCGCCGTCGCGGACGCGGAAGGGCTGGCCGCCGTCTCCATGCGCCGGCTCTCCACCGAGCTCGGCACGGGCACGATGTCGCTCTACCGGTACGTCCCCGGCAAGGCCGAACTGCTGGACCTGATGCTCGACCGGGTGCTGGGCGAGCCCCTGCCCACCGACACGGAGCATCCTGTCGAAGCGCCCCCCGCCGACTGGCGGGCGTCCATCGACGCCATGGCCCGCACCTACCTGGACAACCTGCGCGCCCACCCCTGGCTGCTGAAGATCAACCAGGCCCGTACGGTGCTCGGCCCCAGCGCCCTGCGCGGCCTCGAACTCTCCCTCACCGCCCTGCGGTCCATGGGCCTGCGCGACCCCGAGCTGATCGGCGTGATCATCACGGTCAACAGCTTCGTGGAGGGCCTCGCCCGCACCCAGGCCGACGCGGCGGAGGCGGTACGGGAGACGGGGCTGAGCGACCAGGAGTTCTGGGACAACCAGCGCCCCTACCTGGAGCGGGCCATGCTCAGCGGCGCGTACCCGATGATGGCGGGCCTGTCGGAGGATGCCTTCAGCGCCGAGTTCGACCACTTCGCGTTCGGGCTGCGACGGCTGATCGCCGGTTTCGAGGCCCTGGTCGCGGAGCGGGCTCCGGACTGGGCCACGGACGGGACCACGGACCCGGCCACGGACCCGGCCACGGACCCGGCTATGGACGGGACAACGGACGCGACCACGGACGGGACCACGAAGCGGACCGCAGCCCGGAAGTGA
- a CDS encoding PPOX class F420-dependent oxidoreductase, with product MDASRELAPFAKQYAVLLSTHRQDGTPVGTPVNIAVEGDHAFIRTFSSAWKVERMRNHPQVEIAPCTVRGRPTGPQIRAHARLLRPGTKENTHAARMLSRKYPVVQGVLVPFAHRLKRDRTLHYEVWPVTDDDT from the coding sequence ATGGACGCCAGCCGGGAGCTCGCTCCTTTCGCCAAGCAGTACGCCGTCCTGCTGAGCACCCACCGGCAGGACGGGACGCCCGTCGGCACACCGGTCAACATCGCCGTCGAGGGCGATCACGCGTTCATCCGCACGTTCTCCTCCGCCTGGAAGGTCGAGCGGATGCGTAACCACCCGCAGGTGGAGATCGCCCCCTGCACGGTCCGGGGCAGACCCACCGGACCGCAGATCAGGGCACACGCACGGCTGCTGCGGCCGGGCACGAAGGAGAACACGCACGCGGCGCGGATGCTGTCGCGGAAGTACCCGGTGGTGCAGGGCGTGCTCGTCCCGTTCGCGCACCGGCTGAAGCGGGACCGGACCCTGCACTACGAGGTGTGGCCGGTGACGGACGACGACACCTGA
- a CDS encoding WD40 repeat domain-containing protein, whose amino-acid sequence MPSYPTGPVGRAAATLAAALAVALPLFAGAGPAVADDGRPDRDFTIEDPRITESSGLAASRAHPGVYWTHNDSDDGPYVYAVDSRTGKTLATITMRGVGEPRDVEGISIGPDGDLYVGDIGDNLDGTWDHVWIYRFPEPKTLRDATVTAVQYDVTYADGARNAEALMAHPKTGRVYIASKNEDGGGLYEGPAKLTADSPNVFRRVGEVPWVTDGAFSPDGTRLVLRSYFSARAYAFENGRLGEDRSVAAPFQRQAESVTYTADGSALMFGSEGAGSEVVRVETEGGPGRGSGPGGGSGEGSGAPSKGGDRKGAGDAGEGGSGNAALGAAVLVGAVAVWFALKRRRK is encoded by the coding sequence ATGCCCTCGTATCCGACCGGCCCGGTGGGCCGCGCCGCCGCCACCCTCGCCGCCGCTCTCGCCGTCGCCCTTCCGCTGTTCGCCGGGGCCGGTCCGGCCGTGGCCGACGACGGACGGCCCGACCGTGACTTCACGATCGAGGACCCCCGTATCACCGAGTCCAGCGGCCTCGCCGCCAGCCGCGCGCACCCCGGCGTCTACTGGACGCACAACGACAGCGACGACGGCCCCTACGTCTACGCCGTCGACTCCCGCACCGGGAAGACCCTCGCGACCATCACGATGCGGGGCGTGGGGGAGCCGAGGGACGTCGAGGGCATCTCGATCGGGCCGGACGGCGACCTCTACGTCGGGGACATCGGCGACAATCTCGACGGCACCTGGGACCACGTCTGGATCTACCGTTTCCCCGAGCCGAAGACCCTGCGCGACGCCACGGTCACGGCCGTGCAGTACGACGTGACGTACGCCGACGGGGCCCGCAACGCCGAGGCGCTGATGGCCCACCCGAAGACCGGCCGCGTCTACATCGCCTCCAAGAACGAGGACGGCGGCGGCCTTTATGAGGGCCCCGCGAAGCTCACCGCCGACTCTCCGAACGTGTTCCGGCGGGTCGGCGAGGTGCCGTGGGTCACGGACGGGGCCTTCTCGCCCGACGGGACCCGGCTGGTGCTGCGCTCGTACTTCAGCGCCCGCGCGTACGCCTTCGAGAACGGCCGCCTCGGTGAGGACCGGTCGGTCGCCGCCCCGTTCCAGCGGCAGGCCGAGTCGGTGACGTACACGGCGGACGGATCGGCCTTGATGTTCGGCTCGGAGGGGGCCGGCAGCGAGGTCGTCCGCGTGGAGACGGAGGGCGGGCCGGGGAGGGGTTCCGGGCCCGGCGGTGGGTCCGGCGAGGGTTCCGGGGCTCCCTCGAAGGGCGGCGACCGGAAGGGCGCAGGCGATGCGGGCGAGGGCGGCAGCGGCAATGCGGCCCTCGGGGCCGCCGTCCTCGTCGGGGCCGTGGCCGTCTGGTTCGCGTTGAAGCGGCGGCGTAAGTAG
- a CDS encoding GDSL-type esterase/lipase family protein — MRFLPVGDSMTIGATGDFTWRYRMWQHFEAFPGLRYEIVGPRATLYDVEADAPVSHAYADPSFPPAARRHLSGWGEGWLHMAPVIADAVRAAEADVLLVSLGLIDLGFYTDAEQTAANARAFITAARTANPRLRMVLLPVIPNIRAVTDAPFAASCAHFNELLAKSVADLDEPSSPLLLASHPTAYDIRTDTYDGTHPGPTGEHKLAAAFADAMHQAWELGGPYAAPLPASSPPASVSV; from the coding sequence ATGCGTTTTCTCCCGGTCGGCGATTCCATGACCATCGGCGCCACCGGCGACTTCACCTGGCGCTACCGGATGTGGCAGCACTTCGAGGCGTTCCCCGGCCTCCGGTACGAGATCGTCGGCCCGCGCGCGACGCTGTACGACGTCGAGGCGGACGCCCCGGTCTCCCACGCGTACGCCGACCCGTCCTTCCCGCCCGCCGCCCGCCGTCACCTGTCCGGCTGGGGCGAGGGCTGGCTGCACATGGCCCCGGTGATCGCGGACGCGGTGCGCGCGGCGGAGGCGGACGTCCTGCTGGTCTCGCTCGGCCTGATAGACCTCGGGTTCTACACGGACGCCGAGCAGACGGCGGCCAACGCCCGCGCGTTCATCACGGCGGCCCGCACGGCCAACCCGCGCCTGCGCATGGTGCTGCTCCCGGTGATACCGAACATCCGGGCCGTGACGGACGCCCCCTTCGCCGCCTCCTGCGCTCACTTCAACGAGCTCCTCGCCAAGTCCGTGGCCGACCTCGACGAACCGTCCTCACCACTCCTGCTGGCCTCGCACCCCACGGCGTACGACATCCGCACGGACACCTACGACGGCACCCACCCCGGCCCGACGGGCGAGCACAAACTCGCCGCCGCCTTCGCCGACGCGATGCACCAGGCGTGGGAGCTGGGCGGCCCGTACGCGGCACCGCTCCCGGCCTCCTCACCCCCGGCCTCGGTCTCGGTCTGA